ACGTCGGTCAATCTGGGATCGCGCGACGCCGTGCTGGCGCTGGCCTCGACGGTTCGCGCCGGCCAGGTGATCACGGCTGAAGATCTGCGTAGCGTCCAGGTGTCCGCGGGATCTGGTGTCTCGGTTATCCCGGCGGGCGAGTCGAGCTCGGTCGTCGGTCAGACGGCCGCCGTGACGTTGGAGTCCGGGAGTCTTCTGACCAGGTCGGACCTCGGCACCTCGACGGTGCCTGGTGCCGGTCAGGCTGTATTGACGGTGCTGGTGAAGTTCGGTTCGTACTCGGTCAACCTGTCCGCGGGCGCTCACGTGGCGGTGGCCACCGGCCCTGCGTCAGGATCCACCACTGCGGGTGCAGGGCAGCCGCTGGAAATCGACCCGCAGGCCACCGTTGTCTCCGTCACCCCGTCCACCACCTCGGACGGTTCGGTGGCAGTCGAGTTGAGCACCGATGTGACCTCGGCCAGCACGATCGCCTCGATTCCGAGCGGCCAGGCGCAGCTGATCACCGTGAGCGCGGGGTCCTGATGCTGATAGCGATCGGATCTCAAGGCTCGTCACCCGGTGTCTCCACGCTCGCCCTCGCGCTGGCTGGATTCTGGCCGACCGACGCGGCCACCGTCGTGGTGGAGGCCGATCCGGCCGGCGGAGACATGAAG
This genomic window from Actinospica robiniae DSM 44927 contains:
- a CDS encoding SAF domain-containing protein, whose translation is MPYAILGVVLIAVCALGALLTSVNLGSRDAVLALASTVRAGQVITAEDLRSVQVSAGSGVSVIPAGESSSVVGQTAAVTLESGSLLTRSDLGTSTVPGAGQAVLTVLVKFGSYSVNLSAGAHVAVATGPASGSTTAGAGQPLEIDPQATVVSVTPSTTSDGSVAVELSTDVTSASTIASIPSGQAQLITVSAGS